One genomic window of Vicinamibacterales bacterium includes the following:
- a CDS encoding Spy/CpxP family protein refolding chaperone translates to MTTTWKTVAGVVAGLALVVGATSALGAREQGPGGQRGRGPGMGMRGPGGPGGPMGPMLPGLRQLGLTDAQRDQIKTLMDAHKGEFEAHAQALGPARKGLDDAVTAEAFDEATVRQRAADLAAVEAEGAVLRARIHSEVWALLTPEQQQKARDLKAQAGQRRGEMRKRMQQRRDQRGQRPPRG, encoded by the coding sequence ATGACGACAACGTGGAAAACGGTAGCAGGAGTGGTGGCGGGCCTGGCGCTCGTCGTCGGCGCGACCAGCGCACTCGGCGCGCGCGAACAGGGACCGGGCGGCCAGCGGGGCCGCGGTCCCGGCATGGGCATGCGGGGTCCCGGTGGGCCGGGCGGGCCGATGGGCCCGATGCTGCCGGGCCTGAGGCAGCTGGGCCTCACCGACGCCCAGCGCGACCAGATCAAGACGCTCATGGACGCGCACAAGGGCGAGTTCGAGGCGCACGCGCAGGCCCTGGGGCCGGCGCGCAAGGGCCTGGACGACGCGGTGACGGCCGAGGCGTTCGACGAGGCGACGGTGCGCCAGCGGGCGGCAGACCTGGCGGCGGTCGAGGCCGAGGGCGCGGTGCTGCGGGCGCGGATCCACTCGGAGGTCTGGGCCCTGCTCACGCCCGAGCAGCAGCAGAAGGCCCGCGACCTCAAGGCGCAGGCCGGACAGCGGCGGGGCGAGATGCGCAAGCGCATGCAGCAGCGCCGCGACCAGCGCGGCCAGCGGCCGCCCCGCGGCTAG
- a CDS encoding response regulator transcription factor, with translation MAHVLVVEDDPHIRDLIALHLGLEGLEHSATGDGKDALARLNAMRVDLVVLDLMLPGVDGLTVCRAMRRGGPNADTPVLMLTARGEESDKVLGLESGADDYLAKPFGVREFVARVRALLRRPRAAAAGAGAAHDTVTAHGVEIDVPRRRVTVRGRAVELTAQEFRLLHLLATHPGIVFSREALLSRVWPDQTYVTPRSVDTLVKRLRKRIEVDTETPALVLTVWGAGYKFADV, from the coding sequence ATGGCCCACGTCCTCGTCGTCGAAGACGATCCGCACATCCGCGACCTGATCGCCCTGCACCTCGGCCTCGAGGGACTCGAGCACAGCGCCACCGGCGACGGCAAGGACGCCCTGGCGCGCCTGAACGCGATGCGTGTGGACCTAGTGGTGCTGGACCTGATGCTGCCCGGGGTGGACGGGCTCACGGTGTGCAGGGCCATGCGGCGCGGCGGACCGAACGCCGACACGCCCGTGCTGATGCTGACCGCCCGGGGCGAGGAGTCCGACAAGGTGCTGGGCCTGGAGAGCGGCGCCGACGACTACCTGGCCAAGCCCTTCGGCGTGCGCGAGTTCGTGGCCCGCGTGCGGGCCCTGCTGCGACGCCCGCGGGCGGCCGCGGCCGGGGCAGGCGCCGCCCACGACACGGTCACCGCGCACGGCGTGGAGATCGACGTCCCCCGCCGCCGGGTGACGGTGCGTGGCCGGGCGGTGGAGCTCACGGCGCAGGAGTTCCGGCTGCTCCACCTCCTGGCCACCCATCCGGGCATCGTCTTCAGCCGCGAGGCCCTCCTGTCGCGCGTGTGGCCCGACCAGACCTACGTGACGCCCCGCAGCGTGGACACGCTCGTGAAGCGCCTCCGCAAGCGCATCGAGGTCGACACCGAGACGCCGGCCCTCGTCCTCACGGTGTGGGGCGCCGGCTACAAGTTCGCCGATGTCTGA
- a CDS encoding ATP-binding protein has translation MSDAPPRRWYRSLYWRIAAGFIAALALMLVVQGGLLFWLSSQRDEALPPRLIADLAALVADELAADAARSPSADLAELARARFKELDRPAALVLPDGSVVAGAVPPPEPLVATVVARLRAGAGEGDWQRMRRPMPGMGMGRAPFGSRGGGPRAGGAAADGRPLGPPWAVAPIRADGRVVAAVLVARGRPLEAVARDVVPWLVAGAAVLLLVGTALASLVVFRPAHARLRDLETAARRFGDGDRAARAAVAGGDEVASVARAFNRMAEDAAAREAALVEADRARRQLLADVTHELRTPLTAIRGYAETLTLPAFAPASAEGQRFVHIVDAEAQRLERLVNDLLDLARFEAGGVTLERDTVSVPALFTRVLERHGQAAEAAGVALSTEVAPEAEAVNGDARRLEQVVQNLTANALRHTPAGGRVSLSAFVDAGGVVLRVADTGEGIAPEHLPHVFDRFFKADPARADAGGTGLGLSIVKAIVERHGGAVTVASTPGAGTTFDVRLPA, from the coding sequence ATGTCTGACGCGCCGCCCCGCCGCTGGTATCGCAGCCTGTACTGGCGGATCGCCGCCGGATTCATCGCCGCGCTGGCGTTGATGCTCGTGGTGCAGGGCGGGCTGCTGTTCTGGCTGTCGAGCCAGCGTGACGAGGCCCTGCCGCCCCGGCTCATCGCGGACCTGGCGGCCCTGGTGGCCGACGAGCTGGCGGCCGATGCCGCGCGGTCGCCGTCCGCCGACCTGGCCGAGCTGGCGCGGGCCCGCTTCAAGGAACTGGACCGGCCCGCCGCGCTCGTCCTGCCCGACGGGTCGGTGGTGGCGGGCGCCGTGCCGCCGCCCGAGCCGCTCGTCGCGACGGTGGTCGCCCGCCTCCGGGCTGGCGCCGGCGAGGGCGACTGGCAGCGGATGCGACGGCCGATGCCGGGCATGGGCATGGGCCGGGCGCCGTTCGGGTCGCGCGGCGGCGGTCCTCGGGCAGGCGGCGCCGCGGCGGACGGCCGGCCACTGGGCCCGCCCTGGGCGGTCGCGCCGATTCGCGCGGACGGCCGGGTCGTCGCGGCCGTGCTCGTCGCCCGGGGGCGGCCGCTCGAGGCCGTGGCCCGCGACGTGGTGCCGTGGCTGGTGGCCGGGGCCGCGGTGCTGCTGCTGGTGGGCACGGCGCTGGCGTCGCTCGTCGTCTTCCGGCCCGCGCACGCGCGGCTCCGCGACCTGGAGACGGCCGCGCGCCGCTTCGGAGACGGCGACCGGGCGGCCCGGGCCGCGGTGGCGGGCGGCGACGAGGTGGCGTCGGTGGCGCGCGCCTTCAACCGCATGGCCGAGGACGCGGCGGCGAGGGAGGCGGCCCTGGTCGAGGCCGATCGCGCGCGTCGGCAGCTCCTGGCCGACGTGACGCACGAGCTCAGGACGCCGCTCACGGCCATCCGCGGCTACGCCGAGACGCTGACCCTCCCGGCGTTCGCGCCGGCGAGCGCCGAGGGCCAGCGCTTCGTCCACATCGTGGACGCCGAGGCCCAGCGGCTCGAGCGCCTCGTGAACGACCTGCTGGACCTGGCCCGCTTCGAGGCCGGGGGCGTCACGCTGGAGCGCGACACCGTGTCGGTGCCGGCGCTCTTCACGCGCGTCCTCGAGCGCCACGGCCAGGCTGCCGAAGCGGCGGGCGTGGCGCTCTCCACGGAGGTGGCGCCCGAGGCCGAGGCCGTGAACGGAGATGCGCGCCGGCTCGAACAGGTGGTGCAGAACCTGACGGCGAACGCCCTTCGGCACACGCCCGCCGGCGGGCGCGTGTCGCTCTCGGCGTTCGTGGACGCCGGCGGCGTGGTGCTTCGCGTGGCCGACACCGGCGAGGGCATCGCTCCCGAGCACCTGCCGCACGTGTTCGACCGCTTCTTCAAGGCCGATCCCGCGCGGGCCGACGCGGGCGGCACCGGCCTGGGCCTGTCGATCGTCAAGGCCATCGTGGAGCGCCACGGCGGCGCCGTCACCGTGGCGAGCACGCCGGGCGCCGGCACGACCTTCGACGTGCGGCTGCCGGCCTGA